Proteins found in one Deltaproteobacteria bacterium genomic segment:
- a CDS encoding tyrosine-type recombinase/integrase, which yields MTDAPQPTQPTQPTQPTQPTQPTTALTHAQAFALAPEIVLDGPQAVVRAFFDGREPTTRAAYERDLVVFAEFLATAGVGRHPGKGFDAEIVTHAVAWLFSQTQGKANQVVLAYRNWLGRKGLSAATVNRRLAAVKSMGKIARLLGHVHWTVEVPGLKENKVRDTRGPGSDGVQALMEVLARRYASAVALGRAHPERAEEARVYLAWVVRDRAILRLLFDLALRRTEVAGLALADVSFTGRKLRVRRKGGKIRFLTLPAATLKALAAWVKVRGTKPGALFLPLHGSSTLAEALERRATAISAVSIYRMIRKLGKDAGLKVWPHALRHAAITEALDATGGDVRAVARFSGHKQVSTVMVYDDQRKDPQGEIAGKVADSLGRDSLSRKIE from the coding sequence ATGACTGACGCGCCACAGCCCACCCAGCCCACCCAGCCCACCCAGCCCACCCAGCCCACCCAGCCCACGACGGCGCTCACCCACGCCCAGGCCTTCGCCCTGGCGCCGGAGATCGTTCTCGACGGCCCGCAGGCTGTCGTGCGCGCCTTCTTCGACGGGCGCGAGCCCACGACCCGCGCGGCCTACGAGCGCGACCTCGTGGTGTTCGCCGAGTTCCTCGCGACGGCCGGCGTCGGCCGTCACCCCGGCAAGGGCTTCGACGCGGAGATCGTCACCCACGCCGTGGCGTGGCTCTTCAGCCAGACGCAGGGCAAGGCCAATCAGGTCGTGCTCGCCTACCGCAACTGGCTCGGACGGAAGGGCCTCTCGGCCGCGACCGTCAACCGGCGCCTCGCCGCGGTCAAGAGCATGGGCAAGATCGCGCGCCTCCTCGGGCACGTCCACTGGACGGTCGAGGTGCCCGGCCTCAAGGAGAACAAGGTCCGCGACACCCGCGGCCCCGGGTCGGACGGCGTCCAGGCCCTCATGGAGGTGCTCGCGCGCCGCTACGCCTCGGCCGTGGCCCTCGGCCGCGCCCACCCCGAGCGCGCCGAGGAGGCGCGGGTCTACCTCGCCTGGGTGGTGCGCGACCGCGCGATCCTGCGGCTCCTCTTCGACCTGGCGCTGCGGCGCACTGAGGTCGCCGGGCTCGCCCTGGCCGACGTGTCGTTCACGGGCCGCAAGCTGCGCGTCCGGCGCAAGGGCGGCAAGATCCGCTTCCTCACGCTCCCCGCGGCGACCCTGAAGGCCCTCGCGGCCTGGGTCAAGGTCCGCGGGACGAAGCCCGGCGCGCTCTTCCTGCCGCTGCACGGGTCGTCGACCCTGGCGGAGGCGCTGGAGCGGCGCGCGACGGCGATCAGCGCCGTGTCGATCTACCGCATGATCCGCAAGCTGGGGAAGGACGCCGGCCTCAAGGTGTGGCCGCACGCCTTGCGCCACGCGGCGATCACGGAGGCCCTCGACGCCACCGGCGGCGACGTCCGCGCGGTCGCGCGGTTCTCGGGGCACAAGCAGGTCAGCACGGTCATGGTCTACGACGACCAGCGCAAGGATCCCCAGGGAGAGATCGCCGGGAAGGTCGCCGATTCTCTTGGCCGGGATTCGCTTTCGCGGAAGATCGAGTAG